One Coffea eugenioides isolate CCC68of chromosome 2, Ceug_1.0, whole genome shotgun sequence genomic window, TTAGTAGCACTTAAATAAAATGACTTCGTTTTACATGCTGATCTTTGTTGCTAAAAAGGTCATTACAGTTGACGATGTTGCTTGTTTGGATAGTTTTCAACTCTTTATTTTGCTTTTCTGTACTGGTCTGTGTAGGATTTCATGCACCACACGTCATCTCAATTGACCTTTTTGGGATAGACAATAGTTTGATATGTTATTACTGTCTCATTGATCCTTTTCATTTGGATACTTTCACTTTGCTCGACAGCAAGTTTATGGATAGAGCTATTTCGGTTGAGTACGCAATTCGAGATGATGACGACAGAAGAAATGGTTACAGCCCTGATAGACGAGGCCGTGATATGTCCCCAGATAGAAGAGGGCATGGTCGTGGGAGATCTCCCAGTCCGTACCGCAGGGATAGGGGAAGCCCTGATTATGGTCATGGATCAATCCCAAGTTCAAGAGCGGAGCCTCGGGGAAGTCCTGACTATGGTAGAGCTGAGAGTCCTGTCAATGAAAGATATCACAGGTTTGACTCTCTTTTCCTCCCTTCTCGTTGCTTCTTTGCTTCTGGTTGgctttaaccaaaaaaaaaaatagatgtcATAATGGTTTATGTGGTTGGTGTGGCCCTGTAATGATGCTACATCTAAATCTTTATGGCTATTGCAGTCGTTCACCGCCACCACGGGAGAGATCTCGTTCTTGAGAAGGGAAGTTTCAAGTGGCAGTTTGTACGAACATCTAATTCAACTCTTTCACTGCATGTCCTTTAGCAACGCAATCTGTAGTGCTTGTGCTGTCTGTGGACCTAGTTTAGTTAGTTGACTTGCTCTATTTTAGTAGCTGTAGACAGATTCTATATGATTTCTTGGAATTTTACTTGACTTGTGATTATTATCCTTTGAATGCTTAAATTAGTGTTctgatttttttgtttgaatGCTTCTAGTGTTGTGATCTTTGTCTGAGATGCATCGCGCTTCTAGTTGGTTTGACAGTTGGTGACGGGTTCTACTATTTTGTTGCCTGTCATTTCATCGCTGATCAATAAGCTGCCGGTACATTGTTGTCATACTAGTTCATCCCCATCTTTTGCGCTTTCCAAAAAGGGTCATGGACGTTTTTAGTTTGATTGCAATTAGCAATTGGCTCTGCTTATTTGCTTCATGTTTTCACTCGATGCAGAACTTTGGTTGCTTAAAAGTACTTGAATAGTAGTACCTGGATACAAGCCAAAAGCTGTATTTAGGTACTTCCATTTGAGGTCGTTAAATGTTAAAGCTGCATTGAAACGCGATTGCATGACGGCATTCTCGTCTAAAGATGATCAACCACTTACAAACCATACTTTTAAACTGAGGAATGGTTAACGAAAGATGTATGCAGAAGTGGTATTTCGCAACTgggtagattttttttttttgggcgtGAAACGTCAGCTGTAGAAGGATCGATGGTAGAAAAACACACGAAGTTAGTAGAGTGGTAGGAAAGAAAATGCAACGGGACAACGGAGCCCAGCGTAGGAGTACAAATTTGTACGCAAAAAGTAATAGAAGTGATGATAGATAATGGGTGGCAGcgggaaaaagtgaaaagagtagtaGTAGGCATCGGTTAATCCAGCCGACAGGAGACAGCGTCACGTCCCTGCAACCACTCCAGCAAGCCAACGTCGCCCCACCCCATCCCACGCGTCTCTTGGTTCACCCGCCAATGGTCCTCCTATAGGACCTTAGACCACCCTAACCCACCCACGAACCTTCTCGTCTCTCTCCTTCTCTCGAAGCTGACTGGGGTATTTGCAGCTACTCATCCAGTCTCTACAAAATTTGCTGCTGTCCTGTAGTAGCCTTTTCGAAAAGGCTGCGGTGGACTGGTTCCGGTTCAGCAGGCATTCCTGCTTGAGCAAATCTATCATGCTAAAACTAGAAGGATTGCATCAAACCGAAAATTTCAAAGCAACGAACCAATGAGGGTTGTCGTTATATCTGAACCTGGAGCGCCTTTGCCTCCTCGGAATATTTACACCGGTCCCAACAGTCCCCTCCGCGTATTGTGGTGGGTTGCTGCTGCTGTTCTTCCATTTTGAACTCAGCAGTCAGCACAATACATTggtgcaataataaatatatataagatgaaaatttaattaaaaatataagaaaataattAGAAAACTACTTATGatataaacaaaatcacttacatCTTGTCGAACGTAATTTCGCAAAATTGTTGaactaaacaaataaaaatgaaaataaatccGGTCTGCTCATTCGACTAGTTTACTCACAAGTAGACGGCTGCCCGTTGATAATCAAATCCGAGTGCCAAACGATTTTTGTCATTATTTGATTTGGCATTTTGCATCTAGGGGCTCGGGTGTTGGTTTACTTTAATAATTCCATCATCAAAATTTTCTTGTCATTTGGATTTATCCAGACGTACTATTCCCCTGCATCTTTTGAAAATTGATTAGTCTTAgatagggatggcaacggggcgggggacccctcccccatcTCCCGCCCCGCTGCTTACAAACtgccccccgcccccgccccaacccccgtCCGCCgctccccccgccccgccccgcttTCTCCGTGggattaataaaaatttgttatataattttattatggttaaattttagcaaataatcaagtattaaaatatcaacacatcatcaaattattattcattgtaattttacaattgaaacttgtaaaaacaatcaaataaaaattatttgaatacaatccaacatgatgaaataaatatagctaaagtagtcaagttttcacttttggcacaaatacaatcactaattcattattgtgcttgtgcttgtgctttttttaagaaaaaaatgttattgtagTAAGTttaattagggatttagtataaatgtattagtaaaattagtataactaattaataatttgtattagtacgcatatataattattagtataattaataatatcaattatattatatatactaatagacattatataatacatataactaataatatcattatcataagtttgtaactaattaaattatatattatatatataattatatacatatatattttatatatttatttttttaaagcagGTGGCTGGGGGCGGGGTtcgtttctaagcggggggaatTCCCCCCATCCCGCCCCAACCCCTTCCCTATTAGCCTCCCGTAGTAGGGTGGGTATCCGCAATCACCCGCctccattgccatccctagtctTAGATTGACGAGGAGTCGCCTTGAGAACTTTGCAAAGTCACCGACAAGCACGATTGGGGCTGCTTGGGTAATAAAGGACCTTTCTTTTATTTGGAGTCAAACGGCTgctctttttaaatttttttttcttatcacGTAGCTTTCCTATTTTACATCtattcttattttatattaAGGAGAAGGGAGTGAAATCAAATGAGCCAACAAAAAAGTTGAAAAGAACTAAATCACTGTCAGATCAAATGGATGCTTTTACACCCCCTGATGGATGTACTGTTCCATGCATCTTTCGAAAATTGATTACTCTTAGATTGATGAGGAGTCACTTTGAGAACTTTTCAAGTCATCGGCAAGCACAATTGGGGCTGCTTGTGTAATAAAGGACCCTCTTATTATTTGGGGTCAGACGGCagcctttttatttatttattttttatcgATAACTTTCTTATTTTATTCTTACTTCTATTCTATGTTAAGGGGGAAGACATGagtccaaatgaaccaaaaaaaaaaaaaaggaggaaaggTCTTGAATCACCGTCGAACCAAAATAATTTATATTGTTTTCTTTGCGCCTGCCGATGGATGTACTATTCCCTTGCATCTTTCGAAAACTAATTACTCTTAGATTGACGAGGAGTCGTCTTGAGAACTTTTTAGAGTCACCGGCAAGCACGATTGGGGCTGATTGGGTAATAAAGGTCCTTCCTGTTATTTCGAGTCAAACGGCTgctcttttagtttttttttttttgtccacgCGATGGCTTTTCTATTATACTTCTACTCCTACTTTATACTAAGAGGAAGGGGGTGAGTCCATATGGGTCAAGAGAAGAGTTAGAAGAGACTAAACCACTATCGAATAAAACAGATAAACTAGTAAAACTTACAAGAAATTTTGGGAATGAATGCAAGTCAAATGATGCCTGCACCCATGGAGAGTCTTGAGGCTCTCACTGGTAGCCAACAACTCTAAAAGTAGTTAGTTAACGGTTGGCTCCTCTTTTagtgtttatatttttatgtgCTAAATATTCGAATCCCTTTCCCCATGACTTTCATAGCATTCccgtttgaattgctatttttaagaatttttgtaaaaatatgaattataacgatttgatgtatatgagaaaaaaaaatgattatgaAATATGCTCgtgaaaaaacataaaaatttttgTGCGGAAATCTACAATTCGAACAATGTGCTACGTTAAAAGACTTAGAGGTAGAAAAGGGATTTTGTCTCTTCATAATATAATGtgaatataaatgtattattaTGGAAGatgtattattattataatacaAGAGGAATATGGAAGatgtattattattataatgTTTGTCTCAAAGCATCCACTTTAATCTTAAAAGAAGCAGATCACTTTTTGAAAGTTTACTTTTGAAAGTTTACTAGTAATCCTTTTTTTGTAAAGCGTATTTGTGTTGATTCTTTAATTCGTTTCCCATCTGTGTTTTGGCTATATTTTTGTTTCATATGTATTTATTTGATTGAATAAATTCAATTCCCATATTCAATTATGAACTTTTAGTCATTTCACTCTTTTGtcaaaagattaaaaaatagCCCTCACGAGTCACGACTCAAAAAGTCTGCAACACGTGCATGGAAAGTCCACCATGAAATCGAACTCAACTTTTCAAAAGCTTCCTCAAGTGGTCCCCATTTACATTTGGCAAAATTAATCTGCCATGTCAGCCTTCGCTTCGAATAACGTgcaatcaaaatttgaaaagcaCTTTTCAAAATTCAGCCAATCCAACGGTAAATTCCCTGTTCCATCCCCCAATATCCACCGTCCGTTCTCCTGAACCCTCAACCCACCATTCTTCCTTTTCATCTGACGGTACTCAccgcattttttttttttttttgctgctgatattagggaatgacatttatAGTTTTTTCTGCTGTTAGGTTTATAATTTGAATTCTAAATCCGACGATTGATGAGAATAAAAAGGATgtgaaaaagaatgaaaggaaaaaaaatactataattttaaacaaattaaaaaataaaaccaatTTTGAACGCTAGCGTTAGCAATAGCCTTTATTAATTCCATCTACACTTTTATGGAGTTATGGTTTCCATTAACCTCGTCTTCACTTGTATATATACCTATTAAAATGGATTAATGGAATAAGCCGTCACAAATGTTTTATGTTCATAAAAACTTGTAAATAGTACCTACCTCCATAAATAACGTATGTTTGTCTACATCAGAGATGTAATCGAATCGAGTTACTCGTGAGCAGCTCAAAAGTTTGACTTGGATTCGATTTTGTTCGAGTACGAGTCGAGTTCGAATAATTCAATAATTATTTAAGTCGAGTTCGAGTATTGATTTTTCAAGTTTGATGGCTTGTCGAGCTTTATCTAGTAcaaagtaattaattaaaaattatatttttagttATTACAATTTTACTATTTTAGGATTGGAAGTTGTATAAATTATTAGAATTACTCTTTTAGTCGAGTTAAATACTCGAGTTCGATCATACTAGTAAGAAAATTGGATCGATCTCGagtttttgaactatttttaaaatttaaattcaaactCCATTTCTGTTGTTTGCTCGAGCGCGAGTTTGAGTACAGTGATATACTCGCTCGACTCGATTATATCGCTATCTATAAAATTGATTTTAAGCTAAAGTGACATTTATACGGCCATACGGGGAATTATCATTCTTAGCTGTGTGTATGATTATTGAGACTCCGggttcaaataaaaattaaaccATCGAGTCCCACTGCCTTTCTAGTACCGCACTGTACAGCACAACGACACACACTCACATACTTAATAGGGATCTTGACAAGTTGCCACTTGCCGTACACTGCTATGCCAGTACAtgcaattaattaatttaattatcAATACAATGAATTAATTGTTAATGCTTGTTGCGAAGTATTATATTAAAGACTCGTCTGACTGTATgtggttttgattttttgatttttgaacgtGGATTGCTCTCTTTCTGGGCAGCTGTGTCCTGTTTTGGTAGCTTTggtattttcttgttttttaatTAAGGAGGAAGCTTTGGTACTTTCACTAGTTGGGTAAGCTTATTTTCAAAAACTTGGTACTGCTCTCCCAAGATTCTTCTGATTTTCTTGCCTTCCATTTTTTCTATGATTAAAAGATTTTCGACCGTTTGATGTCTTCTTGTCTCATTAGGATACAGTAGCACCATTACAGCCTTTTGGGtacttctccttttccttgcAACTCACAAGTCATTTCTTGTTCATGGTCAATGTCTTGTCTGTGGGCCGGTGCAAAAAGTTTGTTTTCAAGGTCAAGGCTTTGAGAATTTTCCATCACTCTCAGGGGATAAAGTTCATTTCTTGCCACAGTTTCAAGGTTAGAAAAGAGGGATTTGGGTTTTGAAGGTTGAGCATTCCTGGGttcttttctttattctttattttctttttgggcAAGATATTTTGGATTGGGGATATAAAGAAAGAATTTTGAGGATCAAGCTACGTATGGTTGCTTTCTGGGGAAAAAAGGCCGGGATTCTTGTTTTTGAGTCTTGAAGGTTGGTTCTTTGTCTTTTCTTGCTCTCTGCAGGTCTGGTTTTTGGACGGGCAAAAcaagtgatttttctttttcttcttctttttcctttaacGAGACTGTAGTTGATAATTAGAACTTATCTGCATTGATACTTAGTCATTGCTTCGGGATATTTTTATCTCTCTGGTTTTGCTTGCAGAAACAGAAGGGTGGTAAGTGGTGGTGGCTGCTGATTGAGTTATTTGGAGTGACTTGAATGATAGGCAAAAGATAAAGCAATTTGAGGGCATCCTTTGTCATTTCTTTCATATTTATTGCactataattttgaaaattctttgGCTTTGCGGCTGTTGGTCCCTTGTACAAAATTTCAATACACTCCATACAATGTACAACTGGAGATGGAGACTCCTATCTTCTCTTCAAAGCAAAGTCTCTTTCAGTTTCTGTTGTGTATATATTTATTGTTTATATCCAATTGCCTCATATCTTGGTAGATAACTGTAGAAATAGAATTTGGGGCGGAAAATTGTGGGCCTTTACCTTTTTgcaaaagaaatttctttttatGGTCAAGATATTAGATCTACTCCAATTGAGCAGGGGAGCCTATGGAAAATTCATCACTGATCAACTATTGTGCAATCAATTCCACAGTAGAAAAGTAAAGATACCAActtttatctttctttactAAACTGTCCCcttgtattttctcttttgcaaTCAAAATACTTAGCTTGTGAGAAGGGCCATTTGGTCATGTTAAAGATTTATCTACCGACTGCCATTATTGAATTTTTGTGTGTAATGGCTGTTGGAAAGTTCATTCTTTCACTTTCATCAGCTGTAACTTGTATCCGTAACATTAAATTATTTGTGCATTTACTTGGCTAATATTTAATGTGCCTCACTGGTATTCAATCATCATTTCGTTAGTCTTTTTGGGTAACCTCGTGGGGGCCTTCATTAGGTACTAAGTAATTGCCTGTCTGGTCTTGTTTTCAGTAAACGAGTGTTGTGTGATCATATAAGATTCTCGAAACTACTAATCTCGACCGCCCTctctctttctttatttattatAGCTTTTATAATGCCTAATTTTTTTAAGGATTGATGATTGCAACTGCTCCAAAGCTTTAAATTTTCTATGCAAAGGTATACAATTTTTAAACATCTTCCTCATCTAAACCGCAAAATTGGAAGGTTTGGCTTCTGTcaagttcatttctttttttttttctctgcgACTCTAGTTGATGGTACTATTTGGTTTTTCTgaaagattgaatcttttatcAAGTTTCTTACCTGGGTTTGAAGTGTAAGTGTCTATTTTTAGTTCATCCGTGTGGGGAGATTCATTTTTTTAGCGTCATTTGGGACAAAGTTATTAAGATTTGGTTTCTTCTGTTTCAGTTGTTTCTGGATTTGGTGAAAGCTTGATTTGCAACTGGGTTGTAGAGGAATCATGGTTGAGGATGCAGGAATGGATGCCAGCATTGATATGTTGTCGGCTGAGGAGTGGCTATCTCGCGCACAAGAGCTTGTTCCTGTTGCACTGAAGAAGGCTAGGGAGGTCAAGGTATTCCCTGGTAGGTGGAAGATGATAGTCTCAAAATTGGAGCAGATCCCAGCAACACTATCTGATTTGTCTAGTCATCCTTGCTTCTCGAAAAATGCTCTTTGTAAGGAGCAGTTGCAGGCAGTATCAAAGACCTTATATGAAGCAAATGAACTATCAGAGTTGTGTATACATGAGAAATATGAAGGGAAACTTCGGATGCAAAGTGATCTTGATGCACTATCAGGCAAATTGGATTTGAATTTGCGTGATTGTGGTCTCTTGATCAAAACTGGTGTGCTTGGTGAGGTGACCTTGCCATCTACTGCTGGTAGCACTTCGGCTGAGCCTGAGGCTGCACTACATGGAAATATGCGAGAATTGCTGGCGCGGCTTCAGATTGGGCACTTGGAGGCTAAACATAGAGCTCTTGATAGCCTTGTTGAGGTTATGAAAGAAGATGAAAAGAATGTCTTGGCTGTTTTAGGTCGCAGCAACATTGCTGCTTTAGTCCAACTTCTAACTGCCACATCTCCTCGAATAAGGGAGAAAACTGTCACTGTAATATGCTCTCTTGCAGAATCTGGTAGTTGTGAGAATTGGCTAGTTTCTGAAGGTGTTCTTCCACCTCTTATAAGACTTGTTGAATCTGGTAGTCCAGTCGGTAAAGAGAAGGCCACAATTTCTCTCCAGAGATTGTCGATGTCAGCAGAAACAGCCCGTTCTATTGTTGGACATGGTGGTGTTAGACCTCTAATTGAGATCTGTCGAACTGGTGATTCTGTTTCACAGGCTGCTTCTGCTTGTACATTGAAAAACATATCTTCTGTTCCAGAGGTGCGGCAAACACTAGCTGAAGAAGGCATTGTAAAAGTAATGATTAATCTTCTGGATTGTGGAATTCTATTGGGATCCAAAGAGTATGCAGCTGAATGTTTACAAAATCTTACCTCCAGCAATGATAGTCTACGGAAGTCTGTTATTTTGGAGGGTGGAATCAGAAGCTTGTTGGCTTATTTGGATGGTCCACTG contains:
- the LOC113761089 gene encoding protein CELLULOSE SYNTHASE INTERACTIVE 3, with product MVEDAGMDASIDMLSAEEWLSRAQELVPVALKKAREVKVFPGRWKMIVSKLEQIPATLSDLSSHPCFSKNALCKEQLQAVSKTLYEANELSELCIHEKYEGKLRMQSDLDALSGKLDLNLRDCGLLIKTGVLGEVTLPSTAGSTSAEPEAALHGNMRELLARLQIGHLEAKHRALDSLVEVMKEDEKNVLAVLGRSNIAALVQLLTATSPRIREKTVTVICSLAESGSCENWLVSEGVLPPLIRLVESGSPVGKEKATISLQRLSMSAETARSIVGHGGVRPLIEICRTGDSVSQAASACTLKNISSVPEVRQTLAEEGIVKVMINLLDCGILLGSKEYAAECLQNLTSSNDSLRKSVILEGGIRSLLAYLDGPLPQESAVGALRNLVCSVSMEILVSLGVIPRLVHVLKSGSLGAQQAAASAICRICSSTEIKRLVGEAGCIPLLVKMLEAKANGAREVAAQAISSLMTSSHNCREVKKDDKSVPNLVQLLDPSPQNTAKKYAVSSLALLSSSKKCKKLMISYGAIGYLKKLTEMDIPGAKKLLERLERGKLKSLFIRK